The following nucleotide sequence is from Photobacterium gaetbulicola Gung47.
GCCTGGATCAACCGGATATGGTATCTCTCCACCAAGGTCTGGACCCGGAGGCCGCTCAACGCATCCTCCCGGCTGCCTAGTACACAGATCGCTCCAGATACCAAGGGCAGGTATAGCTCCAGTGCTGCAATATCAAACGAAATCGTCGTCAGCGCTAGGGTATGATCCTGTTCGGTTGTGGCATAACGGGCCTTGACTGCAGCAATGAAATTGCTCAGAGCCTGGTGCTCTATCTGCACCCCTTTCGGTTTGCCTGTCGAGCCGGAGGTATAAATGACATAGGCCAGCGAGCTATCTTCAACGAGCACATCAATATTCTTGGATGAATAATGGCTATCCAACCGCGGCCACATTTCGGCCGGTGAGATCTTTGGAATATCACTGTCACACACCAGCCCCGCAGTAATCGGAGAACAAATGACCACCGCACATTCAGCGTCAGCCAAGACAGAATTGATACGATCAGCAGGAAACGCCGGATCCAAAGGTACGTAGGCCGCCCCCGCTTTCATGATCGCCAGCAACGAGACCACCATGTCAATGGAGCGTTCCAGTAACACCCCGACCAAACTCCCATGGCCAGCCCCCTGTTCAATCAGATAGCGCGCCAGGCGGTTTGCTCTGGCGTTCAGGACCTGATAACTCATTTCAGTACCATCAAAAACAAGGGCAGTGGCATCTGGTGACTGCGTCACCTGTTGCTCAATCATCCTGTGAACAGATAATTGTGGCTCAGCATTGCTGGAATTGTGGGGTAAGGTCTGCAAGTTAAGCTCGGCTAGGTTGTCGAATACCCCACAGTGGGACTGCTCCGGCTGTTCGGCCATGCTGCTGAAGACCAGCTTATAGCAACTCTCAAGCTGGTGGATCAATGCTTTGTTCCCCGCATGTTTGGGGTATTGCAGCTCTAGCAACAGTTCTGCCGAAGGCATCCTGATAAACTGGGCGACAAAAGTAAGATTCGATGCCTCGTACTTAGCATACGGTTCGAACGCGATCCCGGCACTGTCCAGCGCCTCGTAGCTGTGGAAGTGCGTGTAATTAAAGAGTACTTTGTTAAATTCCAAAGATGTCTGCCGCTGGATATCCGATATCGGGTACATGCGGTGAGCGATACTCTCTGTCGCCATACGGCTGACCATTGTTATCAGTTCGGCCCAGCTACTTTGCGCTAGTTGGCATCGCAACGGTAGGGTGTTTAAGAACAAGCCCAATGTCACGTCTCCGCCGGGCAATGCCGGCCTGCTATTACTGACGACACCGCTGAGCACATCCGTATCACCACTCATTATCGACAAGACCTTGAAGTGTCCTGCCAACAGTAAATGCTGCAGCGGAACATCAAGCCTTTCCGCCAGCTCAACCAGCTGATCTTTCAACCCATCAAGTTTGTCGCTATAAAAACTATCACGCTCACCGTTTATTGCTCCCGCCTCGGAAAAAGGCAAGGCAGTCACCGTCGCTTCTGACAACCTCTCGCTCCAAAACTGTTTTGCGTCTTCATCCCGGCGGCTGTCCATTTCTTGCTCAATAAAGCGATGATATGGCGCAGGCAACTCCTCAAACTGGTGCTGCCTGCCGTTGAGCAATGCGGTATATCCCTGTAATAATTCGATATTGAAACGGGATACGCTCCAGCCATCCAAGATTGCATGCGAGAAACTAAGGGTCAGGACAAACTGATTGCTGTCCAAGCGATGGATAAAAAGACGCAGCAGCGACTTGTCCTGCATATCAAAAGGTGTCTTTCTTTCCTGGCTAATACACCCTTCGACAATTTCGCGATGTTTGCTTTGCGGATCTGAGCGAAGGTCAAACACGCTGATTTGAGGTTCGGCTGTCTCATAAACTACCTGGATGAGGCTGCCTTCTTCTGTATCAAAGACAAAGCCTGTGCGCAGGAGTTCGTGGCGGCTCACCATGATCTCCAGCGCGTTCTTGAAGCACACTTCATCCCAAGGCAGTGCTAGCTTGAATGAAAAGACATCATGATAGACATCCGAATCCGGCTCCAAGTACGCGTGATAGGCCATACCAGCCTGCATTGCGGATGCAGGATAGGCATCACTGATGCCATCCGCCCTCATGACAGCGTTTAGGCGCGCCCCCTCAGCGTCCGACAACAACGACATCTCGCGGTATCTTTGTGTATTAGCATTTTCTGCCACAGCTAGAACATCAGCCAATTGCTCTATCGTATTCGCTTTAAAAATATCGCTGACCGTACAGTGGTAGCCTTTCTCTTTTAACAACGTAACAACCCGCAGCGACAGAATCGAATCACCACCGATGGCAAAAAAGTTATCGGTCAAACTGACCTGGGTCTTGTTTAGGATCTGACCAACAACATCTGCCAGCACCATCTCCTTATCGGTACGGGGGACGACAACGTCGTCACTCGGTTGCTCTCCAGCGAGGGCTAATAGCGCCTCGCGGTTAACTTTGCCATTATTGGTCAACGGAATAGCATCGACCCGTATCAGCATAGACGGCACCATGTAGTCAGGCAGTTCACCCGACAGATATGAACGGACTTGATCACTAGTTACCTCTTTGTCGGCTTCAAAATACCCAACAAGCCGCTTGTGGTTACCATCGGCAGCCAGCGCAAACACCGCCGCCTGCTTAATTGACGGGAACTTACGAAGACAGGATTCAATCTCGCCAAGTTCAATCCTAAATCCGCGGATTTTTACCTGCTGGTCAATTCGGCCTAAGTACTCGAGGTTTCCATCTTCCAGCCATTTAACCAAGTCGCCGCTTCGATAAAGTACATCTGCTTGTTCAGGTGCGAATTTATTGCCAATAAAGCGCTCACGGGTCAGCTCTGGGCGGTTGAGGTAACCGCGAGTCACCCCTTTGCCACCAACCAGCAGTTCGCCAGGAACCCCGACAGGCAAGAGATTCAACTGGGCATCACAGACATAGGCACACAAATCGGCCAGTGGCTTGCCGATCACACTGAGAGGCTGCTCGCAATCTTGCTGACGAATCCGCTGGTAGGTAACATGTACGGTTGTTTCAGTGATCCCGTACATATTGATCATTGCCGGCTGCTCATCGCCATAGCTGGCAAACCAGTCTGATAAGGAATTAAAATCAAGAGCCTCCCCGCCAAATACTACATAGCGCAGCGCGGTCTTTACGCCGGATTTCACGGCGACTCGGCTCAGACTGTAAAATGCAGATGGTGTCTGGTTGAGCACAGTTACCCTGTGTTCACACAGCAAATCTAAGAACTGTTCAGGCGAACGTGTTGCTTCATAGCCGACGATGACTAAACGGGCACCGTAGATCAGGGCCCCCCAAAGCTCCCATACCGAAAAGTCAAAGGCATAGGAATGGAATAAGGTCCAGACATCTCGATGATCGAAAGAAAACTCGACATCTGCTGCCGCAAACAAGCGAACGACGTTGCCATGCTCGACCATCACGCCCTTCGGGTTGCCAGTCGAACCCGAGGTATAGATAACATAGGCTAGGCTGAGGCCGGACAAACCCGGGATCTCGGGGTTATTGTCATCGGCCTCACAGGTTTCTGCCTTCTCGATACATAATACAACCTGATTATCCCCCGCATACTCAAAGTGACTGTCAGTAACAATAATCCCTAACTGCGCATCATCGAGAATATACCGAACCCTCTGCTCGGGGTAATTCGGGTCAAGGGGGACATAGGCCGCACCGGATTTCAGGATCCCCAACACCCCGACGACCAGCTCAAAAGAGCGCAGCGTATGCAGGCCGACCAATGAATCCGGTTTCACCCCGGCATCAATTAACTGCCGGGCCAGACGGTTAGCCCGGCGGTTCAGTTCTCTGTAGCTCATCACTTTACCGTCAAACACCAACGCCACAGCATCCGGTGTCTTGGCTACGACCTGCTCGAACCGAGAGTGGATACATTCAGAACCATCAAAAAAGTCGGACACTTGAGATGGCAAATGGCTTAATACAGGATCCAATAAAGAAAGCTCTGTAACCTCCTTTGCTCCGTTGGCAGCCATATTGCTAAGCAACGCTTTGAAGTTATGTGCTAGTCGCTCTGCATCCGCAGGCGCTAAGTAGGATGTTGAATAGTCGATGTGAATGGAGAGCCTGTCCCCTGGTACCACGATCACACTTAACGGATAATTGTTTTGCTCGACGGCCTGGATACTACGGTAATGTAGCCCTTGGCCAGCGCTTGCTGGATCTAGCCTGAAAATATCAGAAGGGTAGTTTTCAAACACTAGCAAAGTATCGAATAGCCCTCCTTTAACTTCGCTCCACTTTTGAATATCAAGTAAAGAAGCAAAGCCGTAGGCTTCATCGATGCGGTACAGACTGTGGAGAGACTGCAGCCAGTCATTCAGGCTGTGATCACTATCAGGAACTCGCACCCTGACAGGCAGCGTATTGATGCATGGGCCAACTATCCGTTCAATTTGATTCAGTTCCGATGACCGTCCAGATACTGTTTGGCCGAAAACCACATCACCACTATTGCTGTATTTACTCAACAGCAACGCCCATGCCCCCTGCATGACGGCGTTAAGCGTCACTGACGCCCCGGCAGCCAGCGACTTTAGGCTCCGGGTCATTTGTTCAGAAAGCAGAAGATGGACAGTCTCTTTGCCACCTCCATCAGCAAGCTTGCGGTTATTGGCGGCTCCCAAACGGGTCACCTCAGCAAACCCACCCAATCGTTCACGCCAATACTTGCTGGCATCGCCGATATCCCTGCTCTGTAACCAGTCAACATAATGACGATAAGGTACCACCGGTAAGCTATGCCTGGATGGCTGCGGATCAGCTTTTGCCTCATACAACTCTTTTAGCTCATCGAGGAGCATAGCGATACTCCAACCGTCAAGAAGTGCATGGTGGAATAACCAGACAAAGCTCCAGCTCTCATCCGTTTCTCGGATCAGGGTAAAACGCATCAGCGGTGCTTGCGACAGATCGAATGACGTCCGCTTCTCACGCTCTATCAAAGCAGCCAGATTAGCTTCCAGTTGCTGATTATCGCGCCAATCCAATTCTTGCCACTCAGGACAGCATTCCTGCACAACAACTTGGCATGCAGTATCTTCCCCAATATCGGTGAATGCGGTTCGAAGCACTTCGTACCGACCGAGCAGTTGCGACCAACATGCCTTGAACAAATCCACATCAATAGGTCCTAACCCAAGCTTGAGAATGTTGTTATACATGGCCGTTCCAGGGTTGCTCAGAGAGTGGAACAGCATGCCGTGTTGAGTCGCAGTTACAGGATAGATATCATCAATACGGGGGATTGACCGCTGCAAAGAAGCCAATTGTTCATTGGATAATCCAGCAAGCGGAAAGTCAGATGCGGTATATACGCGCTCGCTAGCCAGGCAATGGCGGATCACAGCTTTCAACTGCTGGATAAAGGCATTGGCTTTTGCGGCGATAGTGGACTGACTATATTGCTTATTGCTGTAATCAAACCGGAAAGTCAGACACCCGTTGGCCACCAGCCCATTAATACCCAGCTTATGCTGGCGCAGACTCTGCGAGCTGACATGGCGGCCAGCTAATGGGCTATTCAGGGCAATCAATCGGTCATCAGCGGCAAATTGCCCTAGGTAATTGAAAACGATATCTGCCCTCTGCCCAGAAGCCAACAAGGCTTGGTCACACATCAGATAACGCAGCACACCGTAGCCTAGCCCTTTATTCGGTATGGTGCGCAATTTCTCTTTTGCCGCAATAACCTGCTGACCTATAGAGCCCAGCTCAACGAGGCTGACAGGATAAATGGATGTGAACCAGCCGACAGTTTCACCAAGATCAATCTCGCCGTCGTCGGCATCACGGCCATGTCCTTCCATCTCTATACGAAGTGGCTTTCCACCGGCCCAGTCAACCAATACAGGGGTTAGAGCCGCCAATAGAAGCTCGTTGACCCTGGTGTTGTAACTCAACGTTGCCCGTTGCAAGTCAGTGGTTTCGGCCTCTGAAAGACTAACCGTCACAATCTCCGTCTCAGATTCAACAGCGGGCTGCGCATTATCATATTCAGGCGGGAGATAGCCACTAACACGGTTTTCTCCAATCCAGTACTCTCTATCCACCAGCCAACGAGATTGATTCACCCCGCCATACATACGTTCCGCCCAGTCTTGGAAGCTGACACTCCCAGGCCTTGGCAGTAGAGCAGAGTCGTCGACCAGATTTGCACAAGCCATAGATATATCGTCGACAATAATCCGCCAAGAGACCCCGTCAGTTACTAGGTGATGAAGGATCCACAGCAACTGATCCCCTTGCGCCTGCCGGATCCATAAACAACGTGAAAGCTCCCCTCGCTCCAGTTGAAGCTGCTGCTGGGCCCGCTCTGCTGCCTCTTGGATGATCCCTTGATGCAAGCTCTCTTCTTCATCCCTCAGATCAAGCTCAACAAGACAGCGGCTAACCTGCGCCTTCGTGAACGGCTGATAGTGAGCCGCCAATGTTTTGCTGTCGAAGCTCAGGCGGAGTACATCATGCCGCTGCCACAAGGCTTCCAGTACCCGTAAAAGATCCTCTCGGGTAAGCTCAGGCACATTGAACAGCATCGACTGATTGTAATGATTCATGGCTCCAGAAAGCTGCCCGGGATTACCCGCAAAGAAAGCGTGCATAATAGGCGTCAATGTCTGTGTGCCCTCAGCCGGAGGCTGCTCCCCTCCGGACAAGCCTTGCTCGACTTTCACATTCTCGGCCAATTGCGCTATTGTCTGAAACTCGAAAAGCAACTGAGAGGTCAATTTGATCCCGAGCTTGCGGGCTTTAGAAACCAGCTGGATAGCCAAGATGGAATCGCCGCCTGCTGAGAAAAAGTTAGTATGAGTCCCTAACTCGCGGGAGCCCAGCACACTTTGCCAAAGGTCAAGCAGTGTCTCCTCCAGCGGCGTACTCGGCGCAACAAACGTCCCACCCGGCTGGGCAACACGCTCAATAGCTTGCAAAGCTAGACGATCAACTTTACCGTTCTTGGTCAGTGGCATGGAATCCAGCAGCGTGATATGCGCCGGAATCATATGATCCGGCAGCAGTGCCTTGAGCCGGGAACGAATAACCTCTCCGGCCTGCCCTCGCCCAGCCTCTGCCGTTTCGGCAACAGTCACGTACCCCGCCAAATATTTCTCGCCGCTGTCGCCGGACTTGACGATGACAGCTTGCTCCCTTACCCCGTTAAGGCCAGACAACGCAGACTCGATCTCGCCGAGCTCGATACGGAAACCGCGAATTTTGACCTGGTGATCCTTGCGACCGATATATTCAAGCTCGCCATTAGCTCCCCAACGGACCAAATCGCCGGTTTTATATAGTCTTTCATGACCTGTAGCCACTCTCTCATTAACAGCGCCTGCAAAGGGGTTGGCAATAAAGCTACTTCGGGTAAGTGCATCACGGTTCAAGTAACCCCGGGCAAGCCCTGCACCAGACAGGTATAACTCGCCAATGGCACCTTCGGGGAGCAAAGTCAGCTCATCGTCCAGTACATAGGCACGGGTATGATCAATCGGTTGGCCGATGCAGGGCTCAGTCTGCAACGCACCGTCAAAGCAAGCAAAAGTCGAATACGTCGTGTCTTCCGAGGGACCGTAAAGGTTATACAACCGCTTGATCGGTGAAGTAGAAAAGGCGCTATTGACTAATTTTTGGGATAAAGGCTCACCGGCAACATTCAGCGTCTCTACGGAGTCGGGGATTGCCCTCGCCGCAATGAGAGCGTTGAGAGCACTCGGCACAGTATTGATTAAAGTCGGTGTCAGGCTGCTTTCCTCGACAAGCTGGGAAACATCATCAACCAGCAGGACAGTACCACCACTCAGCAAAGGAGCCCAAAGCTCAAATACCGATAGGTCAAAATTGAGCGAGGTACTAAAAAGGACTCTCTCCAGCTCTTCTGGGCTGTAGGTTTTAAATGCCCAATCAAGCAAAGCGATCACATTGCGGTGCTCAACCATGACCCCCTTCGGCTTGCCGGTCGATCCAGAAGTATAAATAAGGTGGGAAAGATGCTCGGGCGTAACCCCCGTCTCGGGGCTATCGATCTCTGCACCAGGTGCAGATGCGAAACCGCCATGCTCTTCGAGTACGACAATTTCATGCTCAAAATCAGGGAAGTTACCGTGAAAGGCCTGTTCCGTGATCAGCAGATGGCTGCCCGAGTCTTCCAATATAAAGGCCTGCCGTTGCTGCGGGTACTTGGGATCGACAGAAACATAAGCCCCTCCCGCTTTTAGTACTGCTAAGAGGGCAATAATCAGCTCTGGAGTACGGTCCATGCATAGCGCCACCGGGCGATCAGGCCCAACGCCAGCAGCCGCTAATGTACGGGCAAGCAGGTTAGCTCGCTGATTCAGCACCCGATAAGAATAAGTCCCTCCGTTGTGTTCTAGGGCGATTGCATCGGGGGTTGTGGCTGCCTGCTGCTCGAACAGGTGATGAATACAAAACGATGATTCAGGCAGCATTGCACCCGTATGGCTGGTTAGCAGGCGGTCGCGCTCTTCGCCTGTCAGCATTTCAATATCGGACAGCTTGCTCCTTGGGTTATCCACCACACATGCCATGATGTTGTGAAGGTGCTGGGCTAACCTTCGGAGGGTTTCAGGCTTGAATAACGCAGAACAATATTCAAAATTCAGCGTCAGTTGCCCATTTTCTTCGAAACATACCAGCGAAATATCGTATTTGGTCTGCGAGTACAAAGGCTGACCGATCGACGTCTGCTCTACCCCTTCCAAATCCAGCTGCGGTAAGTCCATATTTAGCAGTACCAACATAACTTGGAATACCGGAGAGTATGCACTGCTTCGGCTGTAATTCAGCTTGTCCACCAGCATATCAAAAGGCACCCCCTGATGCTGGTCGGCCTCCCTTAGCGTCTGGCTAACCTGTGCGAGCACATCACTAAACGTTAGGTCGCCATCCAGCTCAGTACGCAACACCAAGGTATTGACAAAAAATCCGACCATCGCCTCGAAGTCATAATTGGTTCGGCCCGAGAAAGGTGAGCCAACGACAATATCCTTCTCGCCGCTATGGCGCGACATCACAACGGCAAGCAAGGCATGCAGAACGGCAAAGAGAGTCACGTTCTGCTCGCGGGCAAACTGGTAAAGAGAGGTTGTTTCCGCAACCGACAACTGCAGCTGCTCAACGTGGCTTTGGAAGGACTGATAATTCGTTCTGGGGTAATCGAGAGGCAGGCTATGAAGTTCCGGAGCCCCCTCCAGCTTTTTGCGCCAATAAGCTATCGAGGGTGCAATATTTTGCTCAAATTGCACTTTACTCCGCCAATGAACATAGTCCGTATACTGGAAAGCAGGCTCAGGAAGAGCATGGTCTATGCCGACAGCAAAACTGTTGTAAAGCGATTGTAGCTCCGCGGTTATCACCCGCCAGGACCACCCATCCATGGCAATATGGTGCATTACCATAAACAGTAAATACTCATCTTCACTGAATCGGATCAACCTGACCCTGAGCATCAACTCCTTTTCAAGATCGAAAGGCCGGCATGACTCCTCCTCCAAGATAGCCTTTTCCCGTCGACTTTTCTCTTGCTCATCGCATCCCCGTAGATCATCTGAGCAGATCTCAAAGCCCGATGCCGGCTGAATATTTTGCCACAGCCCTTGATCAGTATATTGGTAAGTAGTTCGGATGATCTCATGGCGGCGAACCAACTCTGCAAAAGCGCGGTTTAAGACATCTTGATCTAGATTGCCTTTCAAGTAATAGCGATAGCCGGGCTCGACATAAGCGGCTTCAGCACCCTCTTGCTGACTGACAATCCACAGCCCTCGCTGCCCATTATGTGCCGGGAATTTATTAGCATTATTTCTTGAGTTCTTGATTAAAGTCGGGGGTCTGCTATTTCCTAGCAAAGAGATAATCTCTTTTTTATGGGCAATAACTTGATCACGAAACTGGCTAGGTAATTTACCTTTCACCCTTAAATTACTTCCTTCAACTTCCAGTTTGCAACCAGACAATTTTAATTCATTAAGTAACTCAATCACACTCATAAAATATTCCCGAATACAGCCATCCCCCCTCATTAATAGAGGGAAGGATTTCTAGCTTTTAAACTATTGTGTTTGGTTTTATAGGAAGATAAAAACACTCATCTATCTATGTGTTCTATTAACTTACGAATGTCCCCTGTTAACCGTAAGACTTTTTTGTAATTAACAAAAAAGTTGTTTACAAATAAAATAAAACCATCACCTTTATCCTTATCAATTTCAACCGTTGCCAAAATACCAGGCCCACCTCCATCATGCCCCCAAACCGACGGCCCCCTATCCGAACACTGGAACCAACCGAGGCCAATTCCACTCCCTGTCACACTGTCTTTGCGCTGAAGGGTAAATATCTG
It contains:
- a CDS encoding putative amino acid adenylation domain-containing protein (COG1020) — its product is MRGDGCIREYFMSVIELLNELKLSGCKLEVEGSNLRVKGKLPSQFRDQVIAHKKEIISLLGNSRPPTLIKNSRNNANKFPAHNGQRGLWIVSQQEGAEAAYVEPGYRYYLKGNLDQDVLNRAFAELVRRHEIIRTTYQYTDQGLWQNIQPASGFEICSDDLRGCDEQEKSRREKAILEEESCRPFDLEKELMLRVRLIRFSEDEYLLFMVMHHIAMDGWSWRVITAELQSLYNSFAVGIDHALPEPAFQYTDYVHWRSKVQFEQNIAPSIAYWRKKLEGAPELHSLPLDYPRTNYQSFQSHVEQLQLSVAETTSLYQFAREQNVTLFAVLHALLAVVMSRHSGEKDIVVGSPFSGRTNYDFEAMVGFFVNTLVLRTELDGDLTFSDVLAQVSQTLREADQHQGVPFDMLVDKLNYSRSSAYSPVFQVMLVLLNMDLPQLDLEGVEQTSIGQPLYSQTKYDISLVCFEENGQLTLNFEYCSALFKPETLRRLAQHLHNIMACVVDNPRSKLSDIEMLTGEERDRLLTSHTGAMLPESSFCIHHLFEQQAATTPDAIALEHNGGTYSYRVLNQRANLLARTLAAAGVGPDRPVALCMDRTPELIIALLAVLKAGGAYVSVDPKYPQQRQAFILEDSGSHLLITEQAFHGNFPDFEHEIVVLEEHGGFASAPGAEIDSPETGVTPEHLSHLIYTSGSTGKPKGVMVEHRNVIALLDWAFKTYSPEELERVLFSTSLNFDLSVFELWAPLLSGGTVLLVDDVSQLVEESSLTPTLINTVPSALNALIAARAIPDSVETLNVAGEPLSQKLVNSAFSTSPIKRLYNLYGPSEDTTYSTFACFDGALQTEPCIGQPIDHTRAYVLDDELTLLPEGAIGELYLSGAGLARGYLNRDALTRSSFIANPFAGAVNERVATGHERLYKTGDLVRWGANGELEYIGRKDHQVKIRGFRIELGEIESALSGLNGVREQAVIVKSGDSGEKYLAGYVTVAETAEAGRGQAGEVIRSRLKALLPDHMIPAHITLLDSMPLTKNGKVDRLALQAIERVAQPGGTFVAPSTPLEETLLDLWQSVLGSRELGTHTNFFSAGGDSILAIQLVSKARKLGIKLTSQLLFEFQTIAQLAENVKVEQGLSGGEQPPAEGTQTLTPIMHAFFAGNPGQLSGAMNHYNQSMLFNVPELTREDLLRVLEALWQRHDVLRLSFDSKTLAAHYQPFTKAQVSRCLVELDLRDEEESLHQGIIQEAAERAQQQLQLERGELSRCLWIRQAQGDQLLWILHHLVTDGVSWRIIVDDISMACANLVDDSALLPRPGSVSFQDWAERMYGGVNQSRWLVDREYWIGENRVSGYLPPEYDNAQPAVESETEIVTVSLSEAETTDLQRATLSYNTRVNELLLAALTPVLVDWAGGKPLRIEMEGHGRDADDGEIDLGETVGWFTSIYPVSLVELGSIGQQVIAAKEKLRTIPNKGLGYGVLRYLMCDQALLASGQRADIVFNYLGQFAADDRLIALNSPLAGRHVSSQSLRQHKLGINGLVANGCLTFRFDYSNKQYSQSTIAAKANAFIQQLKAVIRHCLASERVYTASDFPLAGLSNEQLASLQRSIPRIDDIYPVTATQHGMLFHSLSNPGTAMYNNILKLGLGPIDVDLFKACWSQLLGRYEVLRTAFTDIGEDTACQVVVQECCPEWQELDWRDNQQLEANLAALIEREKRTSFDLSQAPLMRFTLIRETDESWSFVWLFHHALLDGWSIAMLLDELKELYEAKADPQPSRHSLPVVPYRHYVDWLQSRDIGDASKYWRERLGGFAEVTRLGAANNRKLADGGGKETVHLLLSEQMTRSLKSLAAGASVTLNAVMQGAWALLLSKYSNSGDVVFGQTVSGRSSELNQIERIVGPCINTLPVRVRVPDSDHSLNDWLQSLHSLYRIDEAYGFASLLDIQKWSEVKGGLFDTLLVFENYPSDIFRLDPASAGQGLHYRSIQAVEQNNYPLSVIVVPGDRLSIHIDYSTSYLAPADAERLAHNFKALLSNMAANGAKEVTELSLLDPVLSHLPSQVSDFFDGSECIHSRFEQVVAKTPDAVALVFDGKVMSYRELNRRANRLARQLIDAGVKPDSLVGLHTLRSFELVVGVLGILKSGAAYVPLDPNYPEQRVRYILDDAQLGIIVTDSHFEYAGDNQVVLCIEKAETCEADDNNPEIPGLSGLSLAYVIYTSGSTGNPKGVMVEHGNVVRLFAAADVEFSFDHRDVWTLFHSYAFDFSVWELWGALIYGARLVIVGYEATRSPEQFLDLLCEHRVTVLNQTPSAFYSLSRVAVKSGVKTALRYVVFGGEALDFNSLSDWFASYGDEQPAMINMYGITETTVHVTYQRIRQQDCEQPLSVIGKPLADLCAYVCDAQLNLLPVGVPGELLVGGKGVTRGYLNRPELTRERFIGNKFAPEQADVLYRSGDLVKWLEDGNLEYLGRIDQQVKIRGFRIELGEIESCLRKFPSIKQAAVFALAADGNHKRLVGYFEADKEVTSDQVRSYLSGELPDYMVPSMLIRVDAIPLTNNGKVNREALLALAGEQPSDDVVVPRTDKEMVLADVVGQILNKTQVSLTDNFFAIGGDSILSLRVVTLLKEKGYHCTVSDIFKANTIEQLADVLAVAENANTQRYREMSLLSDAEGARLNAVMRADGISDAYPASAMQAGMAYHAYLEPDSDVYHDVFSFKLALPWDEVCFKNALEIMVSRHELLRTGFVFDTEEGSLIQVVYETAEPQISVFDLRSDPQSKHREIVEGCISQERKTPFDMQDKSLLRLFIHRLDSNQFVLTLSFSHAILDGWSVSRFNIELLQGYTALLNGRQHQFEELPAPYHRFIEQEMDSRRDEDAKQFWSERLSEATVTALPFSEAGAINGERDSFYSDKLDGLKDQLVELAERLDVPLQHLLLAGHFKVLSIMSGDTDVLSGVVSNSRPALPGGDVTLGLFLNTLPLRCQLAQSSWAELITMVSRMATESIAHRMYPISDIQRQTSLEFNKVLFNYTHFHSYEALDSAGIAFEPYAKYEASNLTFVAQFIRMPSAELLLELQYPKHAGNKALIHQLESCYKLVFSSMAEQPEQSHCGVFDNLAELNLQTLPHNSSNAEPQLSVHRMIEQQVTQSPDATALVFDGTEMSYQVLNARANRLARYLIEQGAGHGSLVGVLLERSIDMVVSLLAIMKAGAAYVPLDPAFPADRINSVLADAECAVVICSPITAGLVCDSDIPKISPAEMWPRLDSHYSSKNIDVLVEDSSLAYVIYTSGSTGKPKGVQIEHQALSNFIAAVKARYATTEQDHTLALTTISFDIAALELYLPLVSGAICVLGSREDALSGLRVQTLVERYHIRLIQATPSGYQLLLESGEWRGSSQLQLLCGGEALSVPLAKQLITKGKKLWNQYGPTEATVWVTACEVTRSELEASEGYVALGGWLDNCAGVILNELGECVPLGVPGELYLSGVCLARGYFNRDDLTSACFIRHRLGGMPEQRLYKTGDKVRLNEAGRIEYLGRLDHQVKIRGHRIELGEIQAVLNRHSGVKESTVIADEGRNNKQLFAYFVPLDSAALENGTLIDELYSHLKERLPEYMIPAAVTALPSMPLTPNGKVDRKALPDPELAGGGGGMPLATPTEHQLAAIWQSVLELNERPYADSDFFVLGGHSLLAVKMAVRVRSQFGCELPLKVVLAERKLAQLAEFIDSVAVATCRPTLTKRAVQSRRLPTFAQQRMWFIEQVPNGAGLYNMPMVVNLQGELDIVRLSQVIKRRVLRFEALRTVFDSRGDELEMELLSGDSFELTVTDLSGLSEGDKYPAAQALAERNAKRAFDLSRDVLLRGELVVLAEQQYQLILTMHHIASDGWSWGVFIDEINRDYNNRASGGPELAELPIEVADFAEVQRLWLASEKETLLEYWQQQLADLPVLHSIPADFKRPTVQDYRGSQHHFKLAPALVARLKACCEEQNITLFVLLQTAFSVLLNRYSGESDIVMGTPVAGREYEELENQVGLFVNTVVLRNEVSGDSTIAQQLQQGRLMVSAALEHQAVPFEWLVDSLSPERTTAHTPLFQVLFAMQNVKQPALALNNITAEMVIPQETVSRFDLSLYCHEEEQGIGCFFEYALALFQPETIDRMSRHFENLLVDIAGSMEKKVSELEMLDGRQQRFMLEEWNQTDTAYSKDRLIHHVIEHQVSLTPNAIALSYDGQALSYAELNERANQMAHYLLQHVDSTGPDTLVGVCMERSIEMVISLVAILKAGMAYVPFDPGYPPARLDYMLQDSGVDIVLLQDGLLTASQYRKDVVVDHQFVGTVLAQYPTSNPVLDIGLSDLAYVIYTSGSTGKPKGVMVGHGAILNRLQWMQEVFGLTDQDKVLQKTPFSFDVSVWEFFWPLMYGAQLVVAKPGGHKNSTYLAELIAEQGITTLHFVPSMLQLFVEEPALAKCDSLRYVFCSGEALPYDLQQRFFDMHPTAELHNLYGPTEAAVDVTWWPCQRGANSGRVPIGRPIANIQTLVLDQQLQPVPIGVPGELYLGGVGLARGYRNKPELTDSSFIPHPFTSEASRRLYKTGDKVRWLADGSLEYLGRFDHQIKLRGFRIELGEIESALLEMKEVREAIVMVNQDRGTPLLVAYVVVTSPAKGQDSLSTDELKKHLKAHLPEFLVPAQIIAVAQMPLTPNGKLDRKALPAPDFSEQGTFVSPKTEVEQSLSDIWHQLLSVRSSVDRSFFDVGGHSLLAIKVISLVKQRYPQVNITVQTMFERQTIELLAEEIEQQLYIIENQTSFEKLADMADVLEVEF